The Bacteroidia bacterium DNA segment AATCAGCAACAGGTCATGCTACAAATATTATCGGAGGACTTGCAATCGGTATGGAATCGACAGTGATTCCTATTATTGTTTTAGCTGCCGGTATTTATGGCTCTTATGAGTTTGCAGGGTTATATGGTGTGGCAATTGCTGCTGCCGGTATGATGGCAACAACTGCCATGCAGCTTGCTATTGACGCATTCGGACCTATCGCTGACAATGCTGGTGGAATTGCTGAGATGAATCAACTACCTCCTGAGGTAAGAGAAAGAACAGATAACTTAGATGCTGTCGGAAATACTACTGCTGCAACAGGAAAGGGTTTTGCGATTGCTTCTGCAGCACTCACTTCATTGGCATTGTTTGCCGCCTTCGTTGGTGTTGCGGGTATAGACAGCATTGACATTTTTAAGGCGAAGGTCTTAGCAGGATTATTTGTTGGTGCGATGATTCCTTTCATTTTCTCTTCTTTGGCAATTGCTGCTGTGGGAAGAGCTGCAATGGATATGGTGAATGAAGTACGTAGGCAGTTCAGAGAGATAAAAGGGATTATGGAATATGAAGCTCGTCCTGAATATGAAAAATGTGTAGAGATTTCTACAAAAGCATCAATCAGAGAAATGATTGCTCCCGGTGCTATTGCCTTATTAACGCCTGTGGTTGTTGGATTTATTTTTGGACCAGAAGTTCTTGGAGGGCTATTGGCAGGTGTTACTGTTTCTGGAGTTTTGATGGGAATTTTCCAAAATAATGCAGGTGGTGCTTGGGACAACGCTAAAAAATCATTTGAGAAAGGAGTTGAGATTAATGGAGAAACTTTTTACAAGAAATCTGAACCTCACAAAGCATCTGTAACAGGTGATACAGTTGGAGATCCATTTAAGGATACTTCCGGTCCTTCTATGAATATTTTGATTAAGCTAATGTCAATTGTGGCGTTGATTATTGCACCGCATTTGAACAGTGCCAATTCATCTATGGGTTCTGCATGTTGCAGCAATAAAGCAGAAACAGAACTTTGTATTGATAAAGATGGACATGAACAGGCTTGCCATAATATGGATAAAGAGTGTTGCAAGAAGGGTATGGAGAAAAAGGAATGTTGTAAAAAAGACAAATCTGATAAGACTTGTTGCAAAGATAAAAAAGAGAAGAAAGGCGCATGTTGTAGCCATAAAAAGGAAAATCAAGAGCCACAATCAACCCAGCTTGATAGTTCCGCTCATTTGCATAATCACTAATAATTTTATTTGTATTCTCCCTCTTACAACTGTCCAAAGACAGCCGTAAGTGGGAGTTGAGGGATTCGAACCCCCGACCACTTCCGTTTGTAAACGGGATGCTCTAAACCAACTGTTTAAAAGGATTCGGGGATATTTTGAGTTTTAATCAACTCTTGGATACGGGTTTTAGATTTCCAGCTTTTAATTTCCTTTTCTCTAATCAAAGCATCTTCTTTATTGTAACACTTTTCGCAAAAAACCAGTACCCAATCTTTAGCTCTGGCAGTGTATCCCTTATGTTTTGAGAGGTGTTTGTTTAATCTGACCCTGACATCACCGGCAGTGAACCCACAATAGAACCTGTTTAACACATTAGAGAAAATAATGTAAACTGAGAACATGCTTATAAACAAAAAAGGCTGTCCAAAGACAGCCGTAAGTGGGAGTTGAGGGATTCGAACCCCCGACCCTCTGCTTGTAAGGCAGATGCTCTAAACCAACTGAGCTAAACTCCCAATATTTCATCTCAGCGAACCTCGACCACTCCCGTTTGTAAATGGGATGCTCTAAACCAACTGAGCTAAATCATTGTAATATTGTTTGTTAAAGAACTGAATCTCTTGCTAAGAGGGCTGCAAATATATGGTTAAAATGCAATTCCAAAAATTTTTTTTAAAAATTAAATCAATGTTGATTTGTGTATTAGTTTTTTCGTGTGAACACTACTCTTGTGTTGTTTTGCGTTTCTTTAACTACAACTCTAAACATAGGTGAAAAAAATACTCAAAATTGTCTCCATCACGCTTCTGATTGTAGTTGCAGGACTTACAATTACAATTTATTCATTGTCGGATAAGTTGGAAAAAGTGCTCTTGAAAGAAATCAATGAACAGTTAGCTGTTGAAGGTTCATTCAAAAAGTTAGATGTTACTTTTTGGACTACTTTTCCGAATGTGAGTTTGCGTATGGAGCATTTGACGCTCAAAGAATCCAC contains these protein-coding regions:
- a CDS encoding sodium-translocating pyrophosphatase, with amino-acid sequence MNDYLIYLIPIAGAIGLIVMAIKSAWVNKQDAGDAKMQELAGYIAKGAMAFLKAEWKILSYFVVITAILLGWSGTLVETSSPVIAISFVIGAVLSATAGYIGMNVATKANVRTTQAAKTSLAKALKVSFTGGTVMGLGVAGLAVVGLGSIFIVLYNIFVINTGGDVNGKEMETALEVLAGFSLGAESIALFARVGGGIYTKAADVGADLVGKVEAGIPEDDVRNPATIADNVGDNVGDVAGMGADLFGSYVATILATMVLGREIESFDNFGGIAPILLPMVIAGLGLIFSIVGTLFVRVSNENSSVQKALNIGNWSAIILTGITAFGAVKIMLPETMEIRGYEFSSMDVFYSIVLGLIVGALMSIVTEFYTAIGKRPVNTIIKQSATGHATNIIGGLAIGMESTVIPIIVLAAGIYGSYEFAGLYGVAIAAAGMMATTAMQLAIDAFGPIADNAGGIAEMNQLPPEVRERTDNLDAVGNTTAATGKGFAIASAALTSLALFAAFVGVAGIDSIDIFKAKVLAGLFVGAMIPFIFSSLAIAAVGRAAMDMVNEVRRQFREIKGIMEYEARPEYEKCVEISTKASIREMIAPGAIALLTPVVVGFIFGPEVLGGLLAGVTVSGVLMGIFQNNAGGAWDNAKKSFEKGVEINGETFYKKSEPHKASVTGDTVGDPFKDTSGPSMNILIKLMSIVALIIAPHLNSANSSMGSACCSNKAETELCIDKDGHEQACHNMDKECCKKGMEKKECCKKDKSDKTCCKDKKEKKGACCSHKKENQEPQSTQLDSSAHLHNH
- a CDS encoding GIY-YIG nuclease family protein codes for the protein MFSVYIIFSNVLNRFYCGFTAGDVRVRLNKHLSKHKGYTARAKDWVLVFCEKCYNKEDALIREKEIKSWKSKTRIQELIKTQNIPESF